A region of the Microcystis aeruginosa FD4 genome:
GTTATGGGTTCACTCTTTCCCCGGTTAATTTAGTGGCTGCCGGGGGTTTACCCTACTATTTTGTCAAAGATATCGGCACAAATAAAGACGAAGGAGCCTTACAAACCTCTAGCGAATTAATTGATTATAGTATTCCCATTGGTAAACCCCGCATTTACTACGGGGAATTAACTAATAATTATGTGATGACTCCCACCACCGTAGAAGAATTGGATTTTCCTAGCGGGGATGGAAATGTCTATAATACCTACGATGGTAAGGGAGGAATCCTAGTGGGGACGGGGTGGAGACGTTGGCTATTTGCCCTTTATCTGCGGGATTGGCAAATGTTATTTAGCCAAGATTTTACTCCCGAAACTCGCTTATTAATGCGTCGTGATATCCAAAATCGCGTGCAAACTATCGCGCCTTTTTTAAGTTATGATCGCAACCCCTATTTAGTAGCGGCAGATGTGGGCGATAGTAGTAGTAAATTACATTGGATTATTGATGCTTATACTATCAGCGATCGCTATCCCTATTCTGACCCGGGTAAAGATAAATTTAACTATATTCGCAATTCGGTCAAAGTGGTAGTGGATGCCTATCATGGAACGGTGAATTTCTATGTTGCCGATCAAAATGATCCCATTATTCAGACGTGGAGTAAAATCTTTCCTCATCTGTTTAAATCTTTAGCAGAAATGCCGAAAACTCTCCGCAGTCATATCCGTTATCCCGAAGATTTATTTAGTACCCAAGCAGAAAGATTATTAACCTATCACATGACCGATCCGCAAGTATTTTATAATCGGGAGGATCAATGGGAAATTCCCCTAGAAATTTACGGCACAGAACCCCAGGCTGTATCACCCTATTATTTAATCATGAAACTGCCCGATGCCGACAAAGAAGAATTTATTCTTCTCCATCCCTATACTCCCTCTAGTCGGCAAAATTTAATCGCTTGGTTAGCGGCGCGTTCCGACGATAGAGAATATGGTAATTTATTACTCTATCAATTTCCTAAACAAAGGTTAGTGTACGGACCGAATCAAATTGAGGCTTTAATTAACCAAGATCCAGATATTTCTCAACAGATTTCCCTTTGGAATCGGGACGGTTCTAAAGTTTTGCAAGGACACCTATTAATTATTCCCATTGAACAATCGCTGCTTTATGTAGAACCTTTGTATCTAGTGGCAGACCAAAATAGTGTCCCGACAATCGCTAGAGTAACAGTTGCTTATCAAAATAAAATTGTCATGGAACCAACCTTGAAGGAAGCTTTAGAAAAGTTATTCCGCCAATTCAAAAATGAAACGCATCAACCTCAAGAGTTGACAAAGAAAGGCTCATCAGGTACTGTCTGATCATTAACAAAAACAAATCAGACCCAAAAATGAGCCGCTGACATCTTAACATAGAACAAAGAAACTTGCTCTACCAACTTAGTCAAGAGGGAAATTTATCTCAACGGCAAATGGCTGTCTTGCTCGGATGCCATCAAAGCACGACCAAAGCGAGAATTAAGAAGGAATCAAAGTTCCCTCGGATGCTATCTACCTGACACAGCACAAGCTAAAAGCGAGACGCACCCCAAAAACGCCAAACAACCCTTTAAAATGTCAGCGAGTCAGACAGGCTAGATTGAGGAAAGTGTCATCGCTGCTTAACTGCCAATTTACCCCTTTAATGGTGCGGGTAACTCCGTGTAGAGGACCGGTTGTCAAGATTTCTTGACCGACCAGAGCATTTAAAATCGAGGATTTTCCCCGGCCCACCAGGCCAAAAGCGGCAATTTGAATCAGGGATCGATCGAGTTTTTCTAGTAGTCCCACTAGGCGCTCGATATCAGCTTCTAGACCAATTTTCTCGCTCGAGGTAAGATCCAGACGCTCAACAAGTTTGCTCAGAGAATTGCGTGCCTGATTATAGTTGAGTTCTTCTTGAATAGTGCCGACACCTCGAAGCGCTTGTTCTAGGTCTTCGGTATTCCAAGCTCGATCGAGGAACGGGTCAGAGGTCATTTCAGTTATCAGTTATCAGTGACTGAGTGGGTGGGTGTTAAAAATTCTCAGGCACCCCCTTATCAAGGGGGTAGGGGGGAGCCATCTTCAATTTAATTATAACCAGCTACTTTATTAAGGACAATCAGGATGAGTGTCATCTACGACTTGGAACACATCACCACCTATCATTATCGTAGGCCGGTAACTTTTGGGGAACATCGGGCGATTTTTTTGCCTAGCGCCGGTCACGGTGAAAGAATTATCAGTTATTCTGTGGAGGCGAATATTGCCGCCAAAACCCGCTGGACTATGGATACTCTATCTAACAATGTGGTAGAGCTTGAATTTGCTGAACCAGCGTCAGAATTAATCGTTACCTGTCGATTACGGGCGGAACATTTGGGCTTAAAAGCGATCGCTGATTTTCCCCTCGCTCAACGGGCGATCGAAATTCCTGTCCAATATACCCCCGATGAATGGTTAGATCTAGTGGTGTTTATGCGTCCCCACGCCGAGGATGCCGACGGCAGCCTGGCAGCTTGGGCTAAAAGTTTTGTAGCGGGGGATCAAGATGATACCCTCGATGCCATGGCAAGAATGATGGCCGCTATCAAAGATAATTTTACCTACCAATCCCGGGAGAGTGAAGGAACTCAATCCCCCGGAGAAACCCTGCGGCTAAAGTCGGGAACTTGTCGCGATTATGCTTGGTTGTTGACATCCTCGCCGCCGTAAAACGGACGGCGATTCCCAAACCTCACGATTTGGGTTTCTGCTTCTGTCCCGAAGGATTTTTCGCACCTGCCGCCCCAGTTTTACTCTGTTCTGGTCTTATGGTCGCTCTACAGACTGACACCGCAAGCCCTGCGGCCAAAATATTTTTACTAGCGTTAATATCTCGGTCATGGTGAGTCCCACAGTCTGGACAATCCCATTCTCGAATATTTAACGGCATTTTCTCAGCAATATACCCACAATTACTACACCGCTTAGAACTAGGAAACCATCTATCTATTTCGAGGTAATTTCTCCCATACCAACGGCATTTATAAGCTAATTGTCGGGTAATTTCTCCCCAACTAACGTCAGATATTGCCTGAGATAATTTCGGGTTTTTGACCAGATTCTTGACGGCTAAGTTCTCAACCACAATCGTTTGGTTTTCACGAACTAATTGAGTGGTTAGCTTGTGTAAATGGTCTTTTCTACTATCGTTGATTTGAGCGTGAATCCTTGCCACTTTGATTCTTGCTTTTTCCCGATTTTTTGAGCCTTTCTGTTTTCTAGAAAGATTTTTTGGGTCCTTTCGCAGTCTCTGATAATGCTTTTTAAAATGCTTAGGATTAGATACCTTTTCTCCATTGCTGGTAATCACAAGGCTACTAATTCCTAAGTCAATTCCGATGGCTTTATCGGTTGGGGGTAAGGGTTTAATTGTTGGGTCATCAAATCTTATTGAGATATGCCAACGTCCTGAGGAATGTAATCTGACTGTTACTGTGCTTGGTTCACAGCTTTCTGGTATTTGTCTTGACCATCGAATAGGTAAAGGTTCTGTGCATTTAGCTAAATAGATTTGTTTGTCTTTAAATTTAAAAGCTGACTTAGTAAATTCGGCACTTCCTCCTTGATGTTTTTTCTTAAAGTTAGGATACTTAGTACGACCAGCAAAGAAGTTAGTGAAAGCTGTTTGTAGGTGTCTTAACCCTTGTTGTAAAGGTACACAGCTTACCTCGTTGAGAAAGTCTAATTCTTCTTGCTTTTTCCAATCGGTTAGCATTGAAGAAGTTTGAGCATATCCTACTCTTTCTTGTCTTTCATACCAAGCTTGTGTTCTGAGATGGAGAGCTTTATTGTAAACTAATCTTACACAGCCCAAAGTGCGCCGCAATAGCGACTCTTGTTCGGGTGTGGGGTAAAATCGGTAAGAATAGGCTTTTTCCATGTCTCACATTTTAGCATATATTTGGTAAACGATGCTCATATTTAACGGTAAAGCCGTCGTAGAACGACGGGGTTTCAGACCCAAATTTTCGATGATCGAAGCTTTGCGAAGATTGGGTTTAGCCTGTCGATTTGTCAGTGGCTATCTCTACGATGCTGCCCTCGACGGTGGTGAAGTGGGGATGACTGGCTCTGGTGCTACCCATGCTTGGTTACAGGTTTATCTACCGGGGGCCGGTTGGCGTAATTATGATCCGACTAATCAAATTACCGCCGGCTTTGATTTAATTCGAGTGGCGATCGCTCGTCATCCCGGTCAAATCATACCTCTTTCTGGTTCTTGGTTTGGTGATGCCGATGACTTTTTGTCTATGGATGTTAAAGTAACCATTCGCAAGCTGGGGACGCTGCCAGATTTTGATCCGAGGGAATAGGTTGAATTATCGGGTTTTTCCTTGACCGGCGATCGTTTTCTGACTCCCCCAAAAGGAAAACTCCCTACTTCACCATTAGGATAAGGGACTTGCGGTTTGATAATGTACCTTTTGGGCGAACGCAGTTCGCCCCTACATTGTGGACAAAATCCGTTACTGTCGGGGCGCAAAGCTTGCGCCCTCCGCGCGGAGGGGGTTTGCTGATCACCCTAAGTAGGGGGAGAGCCTTCGAGAACCCCCTTCCAATAAGGGACTTGCGCTTTGATCCTGTGCCATCTGGCTGGTCTGATTCTTCTACAGAGCGATTTTCAAAGCTGGGATATTATTCCCACGCAAGTCCCTAACTGCTAGGGTGTTCGTAATTTAAAGCGAAGATTGCCGTTAGGTTCTAGCATTTTTATCGATTATCGATAAAAATGCTACTTAGGGCTGGCTGAATAATGGTAAAACCCTTTTAAAATAAGGCTTTTGACCTGTTAAAATCCGATGTTCATGCTGCGAAAATAGGATTGGGACTTTCAAAAACCTGGCATTATCCTTCTTGTAGTACATAGCTTGGTACAAAAAACCAGGGCAACAAAGCCTGAAACGACCGGCTCCTGACGACTGGCTACTGACGACCGACTCCTACCCCCACCGAAAAACTTTTTCAGCAACCCCTAACTGCTATAAGAATTCATCTTTCTATCGTATTGAGGACGACAGGGACTGCCCCAGGCGACCTTTTGAGCAGGAATATCGGCAAATACGCTGCTTCTTGCCCCGATAACCACATTAGAGCCAATTTTTACCCCCGGAGCCAAAAAACAATCGGCCGCGATCCATGTACCATTACCGATGAGGATGGGAGTGGTTTTTAAGCCAAAAGAGCGATCGCCAGGATCGTGACTGCCAGTGCAAAGATAGCATTTTTGAGAAATTACACAATGACTGCCGATGGTAACGTTATCTAAACTATAAATCACCACATCATCGCCGATCCAAGTATAATCGCCGATCGCCACTTTCCAAGGATAAGTCACCCTTGCCGTCGGGCGAATTTTCACACCTTGGCCGATTTTAGCCCCGAATAGCCGCAAAACAGCGCAGCGAAAGCTATCCATCTGATGTAAACTGAGGGGAAAAAGAATTCCTTGTACTAACCACCAAAGTAGGATAATCGGATTAGAACGACCGCGATCGAACCAAGATTGATCGTAGGTACGCAGCTCTAGCCACGCTTCCTCATCGGTGCGGATTTCTGGGGACATAGGACCTATTTAATCATTTCTGCGGGTTGAGGTTCCGAGGGTTTAACCGGGGGATTAGCCTGGGCATTAACGTTTAATTTACCGCCAAATTGCCGTAATTCGTACAATTTAACCCCAATTTGGTATTCGTACTGACTCAAAAGACGACCGTAGATATAACCAGCTTTGCCATCCAAGAAACCGAGACGGATAAAATAAAAGAGAATAAAGCGCAGCAGCGGTTTAAAGGGCAGTTTTACCCAAATTTTCTTTAAAAAACGTTTTCTCTGCACTGCGTCACCGAAGAAGTTCGCTCCGATCGTGCCGCTTTCATCATTACCCGTGAGAATATTGTAATAAACTCGCGCTTCCCAGTTGGAATAACGATTATGTCTTTCTAACCAATGATAGATATCGCGGAAATCGATGTGCAGCATATCATTTTTTAGATAGCCCACCTTGCCATCGAGGATAACGTGTTCGTGAACTTCGTTATCTCCCGTGTTGGGGATATCTTCCGTGTTTAAATTCTCGTATCTGCCCGAATTATGTTTAAATAAGCGCAGATTCCAGTCGGGATACTTGCCACCATAACGAATCCATTGTCCGAGGAAGAAGACGCGACGATTGAGATAATAACCGTTATAGTGGGGATCTTGGATCACGGTGGCGATTTCGTCCCATAGTTCGGGGGTGATTCTCTCATCACAATCGACGATTAATACCCATTCATTGCGAAAGGGCAGGTTATCGAGAGACCAGTTTTTCTTTTTCGGCCAACGACCATTAAAATAAAATTGGACTACATTAGCACCATAGTTTGTAGATATTTCGATCGAGCGATCGCTACTTTGGGAATCGACGACAAACACTTCATCAGCCCTAGCAACACTCTCTAAACAAGCGGGAAGGTTAGATTCCTCGTTTTTGGCGGGAATTAGCACCGAAACGGGAATTTTTTCTGATTGACTAAACATTGGTACACTGTGGCTAGGTAGAGTGTTCGCATCTTTCCTTAAAACCCTTAGTTACTCAGAAAGCGAGAACTAAGACCTAAGATTTTTTTCAATCATACTATACCTTATCTGCTTTTTTCCGTCATTCTCCTGCTCTTCTCCCTAAATTTCTAACTGCGAAATAGACGACTATACTGGGTTTCGTGGTTCATACTGGCAAAACTTAGCCCCCAACTCCAACTACTCAGGTTTTCATCGGCTAAACTGATAATATCTGCTGTTGCCGTTAATAAACTGGGCTGTAAACCGATCAGAAGCGCTTGTCCTAGGGTTTGTCCAAGGGGAATTAAACGCAATCCTGCATTGATTAAATTACTTGCCCAACTGTGTAAATAGCCTAAAACCGCTAATTCTTCCCCAATTTGCCAATGACTTGCCCCGATCGCAAAGGCGGTGGCATAATTAGCCTGTTCCGGTAGATTATCTCTGTCCGCTGCTAACTCCCGTAATAAGTTTAACAGCGATCGCCCCATTTGCCAGCTTTGT
Encoded here:
- a CDS encoding glycosyltransferase family 2 protein; translated protein: MFSQSEKIPVSVLIPAKNEESNLPACLESVARADEVFVVDSQSSDRSIEISTNYGANVVQFYFNGRWPKKKNWSLDNLPFRNEWVLIVDCDERITPELWDEIATVIQDPHYNGYYLNRRVFFLGQWIRYGGKYPDWNLRLFKHNSGRYENLNTEDIPNTGDNEVHEHVILDGKVGYLKNDMLHIDFRDIYHWLERHNRYSNWEARVYYNILTGNDESGTIGANFFGDAVQRKRFLKKIWVKLPFKPLLRFILFYFIRLGFLDGKAGYIYGRLLSQYEYQIGVKLYELRQFGGKLNVNAQANPPVKPSEPQPAEMIK
- the hpsU gene encoding hormogonium polysaccharide biosynthesis acetyltransferase HpsU; translation: MSPEIRTDEEAWLELRTYDQSWFDRGRSNPIILLWWLVQGILFPLSLHQMDSFRCAVLRLFGAKIGQGVKIRPTARVTYPWKVAIGDYTWIGDDVVIYSLDNVTIGSHCVISQKCYLCTGSHDPGDRSFGLKTTPILIGNGTWIAADCFLAPGVKIGSNVVIGARSSVFADIPAQKVAWGSPCRPQYDRKMNSYSS
- a CDS encoding RNA-guided endonuclease InsQ/TnpB family protein; translation: MEKAYSYRFYPTPEQESLLRRTLGCVRLVYNKALHLRTQAWYERQERVGYAQTSSMLTDWKKQEELDFLNEVSCVPLQQGLRHLQTAFTNFFAGRTKYPNFKKKHQGGSAEFTKSAFKFKDKQIYLAKCTEPLPIRWSRQIPESCEPSTVTVRLHSSGRWHISIRFDDPTIKPLPPTDKAIGIDLGISSLVITSNGEKVSNPKHFKKHYQRLRKDPKNLSRKQKGSKNREKARIKVARIHAQINDSRKDHLHKLTTQLVRENQTIVVENLAVKNLVKNPKLSQAISDVSWGEITRQLAYKCRWYGRNYLEIDRWFPSSKRCSNCGYIAEKMPLNIREWDCPDCGTHHDRDINASKNILAAGLAVSVCRATIRPEQSKTGAAGAKNPSGQKQKPKS
- a CDS encoding urease accessory protein UreF; the protein is MLNQKELLCLLQLASPILPVGAYSYSEGLETLVEKGIISNSATLNDWLERSLCQGSIRLETAVLLRVYRCFCQEDFTKLNYWDNWLSATRETAELRQQSWQMGRSLLNLLRELAADRDNLPEQANYATAFAIGASHWQIGEELAVLGYLHSWASNLINAGLRLIPLGQTLGQALLIGLQPSLLTATADIISLADENLSSWSWGLSFASMNHETQYSRLFRS